The following proteins come from a genomic window of Candidatus Eisenbacteria bacterium:
- the nrfD gene encoding NrfD/PsrC family molybdoenzyme membrane anchor subunit produces MSEELTYEAVATKEDLASPEHVPGTITQKSLNDDLLKLISIPGPVWWGLFLLDLAILAIGAIAERNQIAIGIGVAGHTRPVMWASYVTNFVFWVGIAHCGTLVSAILFLFRSHFRRAVYRVAEAMTVFGVMTAGLFPILHLGRPWFPYWLFPYPTQRQIWPNFRSPLEWDVFAVTTYLTVSSIFFIVGIMPDAAAARDRAKNPYMKLLLTIFSFGWTGSNNQWKHFYSAYLYFAAFATPLVLSVHSVVSWDFAMAQIPGWHSTIFAPYFVAGAIFSGVALVINLLIPIRWGFKLEHIVTDDHIEKLAKLVLLTSTIVGYSYLVEFFCAWYGPSRFEREMFYNRFFGHFAWAGWIMFTCNVLIPLLLWFKRVRRSMPVLFVIMLFVNVGMWFERFVIIVGSLAHPFNPSGWDVNYRMSWSEAAILAGSFAWFGMFFLIFVRILPAFSVAEIKETLAAPMRGRNAR; encoded by the coding sequence TTGTCCGAAGAGCTGACCTACGAAGCGGTCGCGACGAAAGAGGACCTGGCATCGCCCGAGCACGTTCCGGGGACGATCACCCAGAAGAGCCTCAACGACGACCTGCTCAAGCTGATCAGCATTCCCGGCCCGGTGTGGTGGGGATTGTTCCTGCTCGACCTGGCCATCCTGGCGATCGGCGCCATCGCGGAGCGGAACCAGATCGCGATCGGCATCGGCGTGGCCGGCCACACCCGGCCCGTCATGTGGGCCTCGTACGTCACCAACTTCGTCTTCTGGGTCGGCATCGCCCATTGCGGCACGCTGGTCTCGGCCATCCTCTTCCTGTTCCGCTCGCACTTCCGCCGCGCCGTGTACCGCGTGGCCGAGGCGATGACGGTGTTCGGAGTCATGACCGCCGGACTCTTCCCGATTCTCCACCTCGGGCGTCCGTGGTTCCCGTACTGGCTCTTCCCATATCCGACGCAGCGGCAGATCTGGCCCAACTTCCGCTCGCCGCTCGAGTGGGACGTCTTCGCGGTCACGACCTATCTGACGGTGTCGTCCATCTTCTTCATCGTCGGGATCATGCCCGACGCCGCGGCGGCGCGCGACCGCGCCAAGAATCCGTACATGAAGCTGCTGCTCACCATCTTCTCGTTCGGGTGGACAGGCTCGAACAACCAGTGGAAGCACTTCTACAGCGCCTATCTCTACTTCGCCGCCTTTGCCACCCCGCTCGTGCTCTCGGTGCACTCGGTCGTGTCATGGGACTTCGCGATGGCGCAGATCCCCGGCTGGCACAGCACGATCTTTGCGCCTTACTTCGTGGCCGGCGCGATCTTCTCGGGCGTCGCGCTGGTGATCAATCTGCTGATCCCGATCCGCTGGGGCTTCAAGCTCGAGCACATCGTCACCGACGACCACATCGAGAAGCTGGCGAAGCTCGTGCTGCTGACCTCCACGATCGTCGGCTACTCCTACCTGGTCGAATTCTTCTGCGCCTGGTACGGCCCGAGCCGCTTCGAGCGCGAGATGTTCTACAACCGCTTCTTCGGCCACTTCGCCTGGGCGGGGTGGATCATGTTCACCTGCAACGTGCTGATCCCGCTGCTGCTCTGGTTCAAGCGCGTGCGCCGCAGCATGCCGGTGCTGTTCGTGATCATGCTGTTCGTGAACGTGGGCATGTGGTTCGAGCGTTTCGTGATCATCGTCGGCTCGCTCGCCCATCCCTTCAACCCGAGCGGCTGGGACGTGAACTACCGGATGTCCTGGAGCGAGGCCGCGATCCTCGCCGGATCGTTCGCGTGGTTCGGCATGTTCTTCCTGATCTTCGTGCGGATCCTGCCGGCCTTCTCGGTGGCGGAGATCAAGGAGACGCTGGCGGCGCCGATGCGAGGGAGGAACGCGCGATGA
- a CDS encoding DUF3341 domain-containing protein, with amino-acid sequence MIKAVGRMIDKILTGPPQRYQGVMGIFYYVDDATQAVSALRGMGHKNLSVFSPVPHHTIEHALEQGPSLVRWVTATGAVLGITGGFALCIYSVYSYPLVVGGKELVSLPPFVVIGYESMILLGSLANLLGMLALGRLPALKNKAPYDPRFTEDKIGIWVPCSGETATRVQETLRGHGAEEVKVHA; translated from the coding sequence ATGATCAAGGCCGTCGGCCGGATGATCGACAAGATCCTCACCGGACCTCCGCAGCGCTACCAGGGCGTGATGGGCATCTTCTACTACGTCGACGACGCCACGCAGGCGGTGAGCGCGCTGCGCGGCATGGGCCACAAGAACCTCAGCGTGTTCTCGCCGGTTCCCCATCACACGATCGAGCACGCGCTCGAGCAGGGGCCCTCGCTGGTGCGGTGGGTGACCGCGACCGGCGCCGTTCTCGGGATCACCGGCGGCTTCGCGCTCTGTATCTACTCGGTCTACTCGTATCCGCTCGTGGTGGGAGGGAAGGAACTGGTGTCGCTGCCGCCCTTCGTGGTGATCGGCTACGAGTCCATGATCCTGCTCGGCTCGCTCGCCAATCTGCTCGGCATGCTCGCCCTGGGGCGGCTGCCGGCGCTCAAGAACAAGGCGCCCTACGACCCGCGCTTCACCGAGGACAAGATCGGCATCTGGGTGCCGTGCTCGGGCGAGACCGCGACCCGTGTGCAGGAGACGCTCCGCGGCCATGGCGCCGAAGAGGTGAAGGTCCATGCCTAA
- a CDS encoding cytochrome c, with product MPKLGAIFMVLLAGSTWAGASMQRGCQDVKTSLTNLMYPSHRDMRRTVALTPQKGVLFTPDSLSVPITGVEREPDMALLMSNRDAVVGRFVDNTATDDSSLARGARTYQRLCQPCHGAKFQGDGPVAAKFMPPPDLMGATTRGRSDGFIYSYIRYGGAIMPRYGQALSPAATWDVIHFLRQQQKASPR from the coding sequence ATGCCTAAGCTCGGAGCGATCTTCATGGTGCTGCTGGCCGGATCGACCTGGGCGGGGGCATCCATGCAGCGCGGCTGCCAGGACGTGAAGACCTCGCTCACGAACCTCATGTATCCCTCGCATCGCGACATGCGCCGCACGGTGGCGTTGACGCCCCAGAAAGGCGTCCTGTTCACGCCGGACAGCCTGAGCGTTCCCATCACCGGCGTGGAGCGCGAGCCGGACATGGCGCTGCTGATGTCGAACCGCGACGCCGTGGTCGGGCGCTTCGTCGACAACACCGCGACCGACGACTCCTCGCTGGCGCGCGGGGCGCGCACCTACCAGCGCCTGTGCCAGCCCTGTCACGGCGCCAAGTTCCAGGGCGATGGCCCGGTGGCCGCCAAGTTCATGCCGCCCCCGGATCTGATGGGAGCCACGACACGCGGGCGCAGCGACGGCTTCATCTACTCGTATATCCGCTACGGCGGCGCGATCATGCCGAGGTACGGGCAGGCGCTGAGCCCGGCGGCGACCTGGGACGTCATCCACTTCCTCCGCCAGCAGCAGAAGGCGAGCCCTCGATGA